A genomic window from Flintibacter sp. KGMB00164 includes:
- a CDS encoding SLC13 family permease, whose amino-acid sequence MTSTHSLWQFIRREPVLSISFVCALVSAFFVPPSAAYVDYIDLRVLCLLFCLMAVVAGLQECGLFLVLAQRLLAGERPVRLISLTLILLPFFCSMLVTNDVALITFVPFAILVLEMVGRRDLLIPIISLQTVAANLGSMATPVGNPQNLFLYAHFSLSMGDFLSLLLPLTLISLVGLAAAGLYFGGKGWISVSFPEQVRLTSPKHLALYLVLFGLCLLSVCRVLPYGILTVLVIVSLLLARRQLLGQVDYMLLLTFVCFFIFSGNLGQMPAVRAGLGSLLSRSPLLCSAAASQIISNVPASVLLSGLTEDWKGLLAGVDVGGLGTPVASLASLISMKFYLRSREAKPLPYFLWFTAANVVGLLVLLPVAARLVH is encoded by the coding sequence ATGACATCCACCCATTCTCTGTGGCAGTTTATCCGGCGTGAGCCGGTGCTGTCCATCTCCTTTGTGTGTGCCCTGGTCTCCGCCTTCTTTGTCCCCCCCTCCGCCGCCTATGTGGACTATATCGACCTGCGGGTACTGTGTCTGCTGTTTTGTCTGATGGCCGTGGTGGCGGGACTTCAGGAGTGCGGATTGTTTTTGGTGCTGGCCCAGCGGCTGCTGGCGGGAGAGCGGCCGGTGCGGCTTATTTCTCTCACTCTCATCCTGCTGCCCTTCTTCTGCTCCATGCTGGTGACCAACGATGTGGCTTTGATCACCTTCGTCCCCTTCGCCATTCTGGTGCTGGAGATGGTAGGCCGCCGTGATCTGCTTATCCCTATTATTTCCCTTCAGACGGTGGCCGCCAATCTGGGCAGCATGGCCACCCCGGTTGGCAACCCGCAAAACCTGTTTCTCTACGCCCATTTCTCCCTGTCCATGGGCGATTTTCTCTCTCTGCTGCTGCCCCTGACCCTCATCAGTCTGGTGGGCCTGGCGGCGGCAGGGCTGTACTTTGGCGGCAAGGGATGGATCTCCGTCTCCTTTCCTGAGCAGGTGCGCCTCACCAGCCCCAAACATCTGGCCCTGTACCTAGTGCTGTTTGGCCTGTGCCTGCTGTCGGTGTGCCGCGTCCTGCCCTACGGCATCCTCACCGTCCTTGTAATCGTCTCTCTGCTGCTGGCCCGCCGGCAGCTGCTGGGCCAGGTGGACTACATGCTGCTGCTCACCTTTGTGTGCTTCTTTATTTTCAGCGGCAACTTGGGCCAGATGCCCGCTGTGCGCGCCGGATTGGGCAGTCTGCTCTCCCGCAGCCCCCTGCTGTGCTCCGCCGCCGCCAGCCAGATCATCAGCAACGTCCCCGCCTCCGTGCTTCTCTCCGGCCTTACCGAGGACTGGAAGGGCCTGCTGGCCGGGGTGGATGTAGGCGGCCTGGGAACCCCTGTGGCCTCTCTGGCCAGCCTCATTTCCATGAAGTTCTATCTGCGCTCGCGGGAGGCGAAGCCGCTGCCCTACTTTCTGTGGTTCACTGCCGCCAACGTGGTAGGTCTGCTGGTACTGCTGCCCGTGGCCGCCCGATTGGTCCATTAA
- a CDS encoding HD domain-containing protein: MIQWDPRALEVLSRLRTSGYQAVLVGGCVRDFLRGKEPHDYDAATSARPEEIMSACADLHCVPTGLRHGTVTVLCQGLPVEVTTFRREGTYSDGRHPDQVSFTTSLTEDLARRDFTVNAMAWDEDGLADRFGGRADLEAGLIRCVGEPERRFQEDALRILRGLRLAAQLDFAIHSDTAQAIRTETPRLAMVARERIGGEFLRLLCGPGAGRVLLDFPQTVCEIVPQLAPTVGFDQKNPHHAWDVYTHLVKTVEKVPPQPALRLAALLHDVGKPATFFMDESGTGHFYDHAEESARLCEDIAQQLRLDSTTRNRVVTLVQRHHLPLQSTQACVGRWLRRLGPELFFQLIDLMKADGASCLPKQSAREELDEVADLARTILAQAPCLTLKDLAVNGRDAMAAGLSGPAIGRALNRLLDQVAEGMLPNERDILLKHLTD, from the coding sequence ATGATCCAATGGGACCCCAGAGCTCTGGAGGTGCTCTCCCGCCTGCGGACGTCCGGCTATCAGGCTGTACTGGTGGGCGGCTGTGTGCGGGACTTTCTGCGGGGCAAGGAGCCCCACGACTATGACGCCGCCACCTCCGCCCGACCGGAGGAGATCATGTCCGCCTGCGCCGACCTGCACTGTGTCCCCACCGGGCTGCGCCACGGGACGGTGACGGTGCTTTGTCAGGGACTGCCGGTGGAGGTGACCACCTTCCGCCGGGAGGGAACCTACTCCGATGGCCGCCACCCCGATCAGGTGTCCTTCACCACCAGCCTGACGGAGGACTTGGCCCGGCGTGACTTTACCGTCAACGCCATGGCCTGGGACGAGGACGGGCTGGCAGACCGCTTTGGCGGCCGGGCCGACCTGGAGGCCGGGCTCATCCGCTGTGTGGGGGAACCGGAGCGCCGCTTTCAGGAGGACGCTCTGCGCATCCTCCGGGGACTTCGGCTGGCCGCTCAGCTGGACTTTGCCATCCATTCGGACACCGCCCAAGCCATCCGGACTGAGACGCCGCGGCTGGCCATGGTGGCCCGGGAGCGCATCGGCGGGGAGTTTCTCCGCTTGCTCTGCGGTCCCGGTGCTGGCCGGGTCCTGCTGGACTTTCCACAGACCGTGTGTGAAATTGTTCCCCAGCTGGCCCCCACGGTGGGATTTGACCAGAAAAATCCCCACCACGCCTGGGATGTGTACACTCATCTGGTAAAAACGGTGGAAAAGGTGCCGCCCCAGCCCGCCCTGCGGCTGGCGGCGCTCCTCCATGATGTGGGCAAGCCCGCCACCTTTTTTATGGACGAGAGCGGCACCGGGCACTTCTACGACCACGCGGAAGAGAGCGCCCGGCTGTGTGAGGACATCGCCCAGCAGCTGCGCCTGGACAGCACCACCCGAAACCGGGTGGTCACACTGGTGCAGCGTCACCACCTGCCTCTCCAGTCCACCCAGGCCTGTGTGGGCCGGTGGCTGCGGCGGTTGGGACCGGAGCTCTTTTTCCAGCTTATTGATCTTATGAAGGCGGACGGGGCCTCCTGCCTCCCCAAGCAGTCTGCCCGAGAAGAACTGGACGAGGTAGCCGACCTGGCCCGCACCATTCTGGCCCAGGCTCCTTGCCTGACGTTAAAAGATCTGGCGGTGAACGGCCGGGACGCTATGGCGGCGGGGCTGTCCGGCCCGGCCATTGGCCGCGCTCTCAACCGCCTGCTGGATCAGGTGGCGGAGGGAATGCTTCCCAATGAGCGGGATATTTTGCTGAAACATCTGACAGACTAA
- a CDS encoding MBL fold metallo-hydrolase yields the protein MHLTWNGHSCFTLETRQGTLVLDPYRPGSVPGLPDLKLEADGVYCSHQHDDHAGAELVTLSGRGHTVQVEEIETYHDPEQGALRGKNTIRIFTAEGLRVAHLGDLGCELTQEQVERLAGLDALLFPVGGFYTIDAKQARKVVEQLKPRVAVPMHYRGENFGYDVIGPLEDYLALCSDVVRYPGNALELTADTPAQTAVLICPVK from the coding sequence ATGCATCTGACATGGAATGGACACTCCTGCTTTACCCTGGAGACCCGGCAGGGCACGCTGGTGCTGGACCCCTATCGGCCCGGCTCGGTGCCCGGGCTGCCTGACCTGAAGCTGGAGGCGGACGGCGTCTACTGCAGCCATCAGCACGACGACCACGCCGGCGCGGAGCTGGTGACCCTCTCCGGACGGGGCCACACCGTCCAGGTGGAGGAGATCGAGACCTACCACGACCCGGAGCAGGGCGCTCTGCGGGGCAAGAATACCATCCGTATCTTTACCGCCGAGGGCCTGCGGGTGGCCCATCTGGGCGACCTGGGCTGTGAGCTGACCCAGGAGCAGGTGGAGCGCCTTGCCGGACTGGATGCCCTTCTCTTCCCTGTGGGCGGCTTCTATACCATCGACGCTAAACAGGCCCGCAAGGTGGTGGAGCAGCTGAAGCCCCGGGTGGCTGTCCCCATGCACTACCGAGGGGAGAACTTTGGCTACGATGTCATTGGTCCGCTGGAGGACTATCTGGCCCTGTGCTCTGATGTGGTGCGCTACCCCGGCAATGCTCTGGAACTCACCGCAGACACCCCCGCCCAGACGGCGGTGCTTATCTGCCCGGTGAAGTAA
- a CDS encoding tRNA (cytidine(34)-2'-O)-methyltransferase, with protein MLNIVLVEPEIPQNCGNIARTCAATRSRLHLIEPLGFDISEKAVRRAGLDYWPMVDLRVYRNLEHFFAENPDPDLWLATTKAPQDYTGATFRDNCYLFFGKETAGLPEEFRLAYYDRCIRIPMRADARSLNLSNSVAILAYEALRQQGFPQLSGVGEMAGGRDGSLPSGAR; from the coding sequence TTGCTAAATATCGTCTTGGTTGAACCTGAAATTCCCCAAAATTGCGGCAACATTGCCCGTACCTGCGCCGCCACCCGCAGCCGCCTGCACCTCATCGAGCCTCTGGGCTTTGATATCAGCGAAAAAGCGGTGCGCCGGGCCGGGCTGGACTACTGGCCCATGGTGGATCTGCGTGTATACCGAAACCTGGAGCACTTCTTCGCCGAGAACCCCGACCCCGACCTGTGGCTGGCCACCACCAAGGCCCCGCAGGACTATACCGGAGCCACGTTCCGCGACAACTGCTACCTGTTTTTCGGCAAGGAGACGGCAGGCCTGCCGGAGGAGTTTCGTCTGGCCTACTATGACCGCTGTATCCGGATTCCCATGCGGGCGGACGCCCGCAGCCTCAACCTGTCCAACTCCGTGGCCATTCTGGCCTACGAGGCACTGCGCCAGCAGGGGTTCCCCCAGCTGTCCGGCGTGGGTGAGATGGCAGGAGGGCGGGATGGTTCCCTCCCGTCCGGGGCACGCTGA
- a CDS encoding phosphoglycerate kinase: protein MNYNKKTVKDIEVAGKKVLLRCDFNVPMAKDGSGVITDDKRIRAALPTIQYLLDQNAAVIACSHMGKPKGEVVPSLSLKPVAKRLSELLGKEVIMADDVVGPDAQAKAAALKPGQIMLLENTRFEKGETKNDPELAKAMASMAEVYVSDAFGAVHRAHASTAGVADYLPAVSGFLIQKELEIIGGALANPKRPLVAILGGSKVSSKIGVINNLLEIADTIIIGGGMTYTFLKAQGGSIGKSLLEEDWLDYCNDMMKKAQEKGVKLLLPEDTICAKEFSADAEPILVDSMNIPDDCLGMDIGPKAIEAYSNAVKDAGTVIWNGPMGVFEFPAFAKGTQAVAEALSNSNAITIIGGGDSAAAVQQLGYADKMTHISTGGGASLEFMEGKELPGVACLLDA, encoded by the coding sequence ATGAATTACAACAAGAAAACTGTCAAGGACATCGAGGTCGCCGGCAAGAAGGTTCTGCTGCGCTGCGACTTTAACGTGCCCATGGCCAAGGACGGCAGCGGCGTCATCACCGATGACAAGCGTATCCGCGCCGCTCTGCCCACCATCCAGTACCTGCTGGATCAGAATGCCGCTGTGATCGCCTGCTCCCACATGGGCAAGCCCAAGGGTGAGGTTGTGCCCTCCCTGAGCCTGAAGCCCGTGGCCAAGCGGCTCAGCGAGCTGCTGGGCAAAGAGGTCATCATGGCCGACGACGTGGTGGGTCCCGACGCCCAGGCCAAGGCCGCTGCTCTGAAGCCCGGTCAGATCATGCTGCTGGAGAACACCCGCTTTGAGAAGGGTGAGACCAAGAACGATCCCGAGCTGGCCAAGGCTATGGCTTCCATGGCTGAGGTGTATGTGTCCGACGCCTTCGGCGCTGTGCACCGCGCTCACGCCTCCACCGCCGGCGTTGCCGATTACCTGCCCGCTGTCAGCGGCTTCCTGATCCAGAAGGAGCTGGAGATCATCGGCGGCGCTCTGGCCAACCCCAAGCGTCCTCTGGTTGCCATCCTGGGCGGCAGCAAGGTCTCCTCCAAGATCGGCGTCATCAATAACCTGCTGGAGATCGCCGACACCATCATCATCGGCGGTGGCATGACCTACACCTTCCTGAAGGCTCAGGGCGGCTCCATCGGCAAGTCCCTGCTGGAAGAGGATTGGCTGGACTACTGCAACGACATGATGAAGAAGGCCCAGGAGAAGGGCGTAAAGCTGCTGCTGCCTGAGGACACCATCTGCGCCAAGGAGTTCTCCGCCGACGCTGAGCCCATCCTGGTGGACAGCATGAACATCCCCGACGACTGCCTGGGCATGGACATCGGCCCCAAGGCCATTGAGGCCTATTCCAACGCCGTGAAGGACGCCGGCACCGTGATCTGGAACGGCCCCATGGGCGTGTTTGAGTTCCCCGCCTTCGCTAAGGGCACCCAGGCTGTGGCCGAGGCCCTGAGCAACAGCAACGCCATCACCATCATCGGCGGCGGCGACAGCGCGGCTGCCGTGCAGCAGCTGGGCTATGCCGACAAGATGACCCACATCTCCACCGGCGGCGGCGCCAGCCTGGAGTTCATGGAGGGCAAGGAGCTGCCCGGCGTGGCTTGTTTGCTCGACGCCTAA
- the tpiA gene encoding triose-phosphate isomerase yields the protein MNRRYRKTIIAGNWKMNNTLSQTKAFAEELKPIMPRGKWCNVVLCVPATNIQSAVRLFKDCHIAIGAETCHYEDHGAYTGEITAEMIKEAGAKYVIIGHSERRQYYNETDFTVNKKVHAAINAGLFPIICVGESLEQRELGVTMELIAYQVKCALAGVPADKMRHVVIAYEPLWAIGTGKTATAEQAGEVCQAIRAVIRKLYGAHVARSVTIQYGGSMNAKNAAELLAQPDVDGGLIGGASLKPADFVQIINSANQE from the coding sequence ATGAATCGTCGTTACCGTAAGACTATCATCGCCGGCAACTGGAAGATGAACAACACCCTGTCCCAGACCAAGGCTTTTGCTGAGGAGCTCAAGCCCATCATGCCCCGCGGCAAGTGGTGCAACGTGGTGCTGTGTGTGCCCGCCACCAACATCCAGTCCGCCGTCCGCCTGTTCAAGGACTGCCACATCGCCATCGGCGCTGAGACCTGCCACTATGAGGATCACGGCGCTTACACCGGTGAGATCACCGCTGAGATGATCAAGGAGGCCGGCGCTAAGTACGTCATCATCGGCCACTCCGAGCGCCGCCAGTACTATAACGAGACCGACTTCACCGTCAACAAGAAGGTCCACGCCGCCATCAACGCCGGCCTGTTCCCCATCATCTGCGTGGGCGAGAGCCTGGAGCAGCGTGAGCTGGGCGTGACCATGGAGCTGATCGCTTACCAGGTCAAGTGCGCTCTGGCCGGCGTGCCCGCCGACAAGATGCGTCACGTGGTCATCGCCTACGAGCCCCTGTGGGCTATCGGCACCGGCAAGACCGCCACTGCCGAGCAGGCCGGCGAGGTCTGCCAGGCCATCCGTGCCGTCATCCGCAAGCTGTACGGCGCTCACGTGGCCCGCTCTGTCACCATCCAGTACGGTGGTTCCATGAACGCCAAGAACGCCGCTGAGCTGCTGGCTCAGCCCGACGTGGACGGCGGCCTGATCGGCGGCGCCAGCCTGAAGCCCGCTGACTTCGTGCAGATCATCAACTCTGCTAACCAGGAGTAA
- the gpmI gene encoding 2,3-bisphosphoglycerate-independent phosphoglycerate mutase, which translates to MKTPTTLIIMDGFGLTSPDAGNAVANASTPNLDHIFRDCPGCKLSASGLDVGLPEGQMGNSEVGHTNMGAGRVVFQDLPRITRDIQTGDFFKNSAFLEAMDNCREWGSSLHLMGLLSDGGVHSHITHLFALLKMAKEQGLKKVYVHCFLDGRDVPPTSGKSYVEQLQAKIQELGIGEIATVMGRYYAMDRDKRWDRLQRAYDAMACGIGPVVEDAAQAVQASYDAGVTDEFMEPVVCCKDAKVHDNDSIIFFNFRPDRAREITRCFVDEDFTDVERKTGFLSVDFICTTEYDATMPNVTVAYPRQKLENIFGEYISKQGMTQLRIAETEKYAHVTFFFNGGVEQVFPGEDRVLIPSPKVATYDLQPEMSAYAVTEEAVRRIESGNYDVIILNFANCDMVGHTGVYEAALKAVSTVDECVGKVVEATSKMGGVSLITADHGNAEHMVDEKGDPFTAHTTNLVPFYIVGASVKLRDGRLADIAPTMLDLMGLEKPKEMDGETLILN; encoded by the coding sequence ATGAAAACACCTACCACTTTGATCATTATGGACGGCTTTGGTCTCACCAGCCCCGACGCTGGCAACGCGGTGGCCAACGCCTCCACCCCCAATCTGGACCACATCTTCCGGGACTGCCCCGGCTGTAAGCTGTCTGCCTCCGGCCTGGACGTGGGTCTGCCTGAGGGCCAGATGGGCAACAGCGAGGTCGGCCACACCAACATGGGCGCTGGCCGGGTGGTCTTCCAGGACCTGCCCCGCATCACCCGGGATATTCAGACCGGGGACTTCTTCAAGAACAGCGCCTTCCTGGAGGCCATGGACAACTGCCGTGAGTGGGGTTCTTCCCTGCACCTGATGGGCCTTCTGTCTGACGGCGGTGTTCACAGCCACATCACTCACCTGTTCGCTCTGCTGAAGATGGCCAAGGAGCAGGGTCTGAAGAAGGTCTACGTCCACTGCTTCCTGGACGGCCGTGACGTGCCCCCCACCTCCGGCAAGAGCTACGTGGAGCAGCTCCAGGCCAAGATCCAGGAGCTGGGCATCGGTGAGATCGCCACTGTTATGGGCCGCTACTACGCCATGGACCGTGACAAGCGCTGGGACCGCCTGCAGCGGGCCTACGACGCTATGGCCTGCGGCATCGGCCCCGTTGTTGAGGACGCTGCTCAGGCTGTTCAGGCCTCCTATGACGCCGGCGTGACTGACGAGTTCATGGAGCCTGTGGTTTGCTGCAAGGACGCCAAGGTCCACGACAACGACTCCATTATTTTCTTCAACTTCCGTCCTGACCGCGCCCGTGAGATCACCCGCTGCTTCGTGGACGAGGACTTCACCGACGTAGAGCGCAAGACCGGCTTCCTCTCTGTGGACTTTATCTGCACCACCGAGTATGACGCCACCATGCCCAACGTCACTGTGGCTTATCCCCGTCAGAAGCTGGAAAACATTTTTGGCGAGTATATCTCCAAGCAGGGTATGACCCAGCTGCGCATTGCCGAGACTGAGAAGTACGCCCATGTGACCTTCTTCTTCAACGGCGGCGTGGAGCAGGTGTTCCCCGGCGAGGATCGGGTGCTCATCCCCTCCCCCAAGGTTGCTACCTACGACCTGCAGCCTGAGATGTCCGCTTACGCGGTCACCGAGGAGGCCGTGCGCCGCATCGAGAGCGGCAACTATGACGTGATCATCCTCAACTTTGCCAACTGCGACATGGTGGGCCACACCGGCGTGTACGAGGCCGCTCTGAAGGCCGTGTCCACTGTGGACGAGTGCGTGGGCAAGGTTGTGGAGGCCACCTCCAAGATGGGCGGCGTGTCTCTCATCACCGCCGACCACGGCAATGCCGAGCACATGGTGGACGAGAAGGGCGATCCCTTCACCGCTCACACCACCAATCTGGTTCCCTTCTATATCGTGGGCGCCAGCGTGAAGCTGCGTGACGGCCGTCTGGCTGACATCGCTCCCACCATGCTGGACCTCATGGGCCTGGAAAAGCCCAAGGAGATGGACGGAGAGACCCTGATTCTCAACTAA
- the eno gene encoding phosphopyruvate hydratase, whose product MKQMIEIVDVLGREILDSRGNPTVEVEVYLEDGTMGRAAVPSGASTGIYEACELRDGDKSRYMGKGVENAVKNVNTEIAECLIGMNVLDQVAIDKAMIELDGTPNKSRLGANAILGASLACAKAAAESLGVALYNYIGGVNAKQLPVPMMNILNGGAHATNNVEIQEFMIMPVSAPSFREALRRCAEVFHTLKTVLKENGTPAAGVGDEGGYAPNLKKDEDALKVIVEAIEKAGYKPGEDFKIAIDAASSEWWDDEQKCYVQPKSGKKLTQQQLVNMWKKFADNYPIISLEDGMAETDWEGWAMLTKAIGDRVQLVGDDLFVTNVERLATGIEKKVGNAILIKVNQIGTLTETLDAIQMANRAGYTAIVSHRSGETEDATIADIAVALNAGQIKTGAPSRTDRVAKYNQLLRIEEELGEIAQYPGMKAFFNLK is encoded by the coding sequence ATGAAGCAGATGATCGAGATCGTTGACGTCCTGGGCCGTGAGATCCTGGACAGCCGCGGCAACCCCACCGTTGAGGTCGAGGTGTACCTGGAGGACGGCACCATGGGCCGTGCCGCTGTTCCCTCCGGCGCTTCCACCGGTATCTATGAGGCCTGCGAGCTGCGTGACGGCGACAAGAGCCGTTACATGGGCAAGGGCGTTGAGAACGCTGTGAAGAACGTGAACACCGAGATCGCTGAGTGCCTGATCGGTATGAACGTTCTGGACCAGGTCGCCATCGACAAGGCCATGATCGAGCTGGACGGCACCCCCAACAAGAGCCGTCTGGGCGCCAACGCCATTCTGGGCGCTTCCCTGGCCTGCGCCAAGGCTGCTGCCGAGTCCCTTGGCGTGGCTCTGTACAACTATATCGGCGGCGTTAACGCCAAGCAGCTGCCTGTTCCCATGATGAACATCCTCAACGGCGGCGCTCACGCCACCAACAACGTGGAGATCCAGGAGTTCATGATCATGCCTGTCTCCGCTCCTTCCTTCCGCGAGGCTCTGCGCCGCTGCGCTGAGGTCTTCCACACCCTGAAGACCGTGCTGAAGGAGAACGGCACTCCCGCCGCCGGTGTTGGCGACGAGGGCGGCTACGCTCCCAACCTGAAGAAGGACGAGGACGCTCTGAAGGTCATCGTTGAGGCCATCGAGAAGGCCGGCTACAAGCCCGGCGAGGACTTCAAGATCGCCATCGACGCTGCTTCCTCCGAGTGGTGGGACGACGAGCAGAAGTGCTACGTCCAGCCCAAGTCCGGCAAGAAGCTGACTCAGCAGCAGCTGGTCAACATGTGGAAGAAGTTCGCCGACAACTACCCCATCATCTCCCTGGAGGACGGCATGGCCGAGACCGACTGGGAAGGCTGGGCTATGCTGACCAAGGCCATCGGCGACCGCGTGCAGCTGGTTGGCGACGACCTGTTCGTGACCAACGTGGAGCGTCTGGCTACCGGCATTGAGAAGAAGGTTGGCAACGCCATCCTGATCAAGGTCAACCAGATCGGCACCCTGACCGAGACCCTGGACGCCATCCAGATGGCCAACCGCGCTGGCTACACCGCCATCGTCTCTCACCGTTCCGGCGAGACCGAGGACGCCACCATTGCTGACATCGCTGTGGCTCTGAACGCTGGCCAGATCAAGACCGGCGCTCCCAGCCGTACTGACCGTGTGGCCAAGTACAACCAGCTGCTCCGCATCGAGGAGGAGCTGGGCGAGATCGCTCAGTATCCCGGCATGAAGGCTTTCTTCAACCTGAAGTAA
- a CDS encoding RNA polymerase sigma factor, whose amino-acid sequence MENNQDNRQRFAALIREHSHSMFRAARAILDCDADAEDAVGEAVLLAWQALPKLKNQAAARRWLLKITVNCAYGQRRSQQRVVYMDDLSQAAGSAPLPEPSGLWDAVLRLPEDQRLAVMFYYYEDMPVAEIAKTLGVAQGTVKSRLSRGRERLRALLREEEAYGF is encoded by the coding sequence ATGGAGAACAACCAGGACAACCGGCAGCGTTTCGCCGCCCTGATACGGGAACACAGCCATTCCATGTTCCGCGCCGCCCGTGCCATTCTGGACTGTGACGCCGACGCAGAGGACGCGGTAGGCGAGGCAGTTTTGCTGGCCTGGCAGGCCCTTCCCAAACTGAAAAACCAGGCTGCAGCCCGCCGCTGGCTGCTGAAGATCACCGTCAACTGTGCCTACGGCCAGCGAAGAAGCCAGCAGCGGGTGGTCTACATGGACGATCTGAGCCAGGCGGCAGGGAGCGCGCCGCTCCCGGAGCCATCCGGTCTGTGGGATGCGGTTTTGCGCCTGCCGGAGGACCAGCGGCTGGCTGTGATGTTCTACTATTACGAGGACATGCCGGTGGCGGAGATCGCCAAGACTTTAGGTGTTGCCCAGGGAACGGTAAAATCCCGGCTGAGCCGAGGGCGGGAACGTCTGAGAGCGCTGCTGCGGGAGGAGGAAGCATATGGATTTTGA